Below is a window of Synergistaceae bacterium DNA.
TTTTTTTGTAGGGGCCATCGAGAAAAGTTTTTACAGCTCGTGAAAGACGCGAATAAATCTGTTCCCATGTTTCAGCACCTGCAGGAGGGTTAAAAAATGGGTCTGCGCGCCACTTTGCAAAATTTTCGTGTTGGTCGCGTTCAAGTCCTGCAATTGATTGACCTTCCCAGCCTGCAAAATTTATTTCTTGTAATTCAGCAAGTACTATAGGCTTTATGTTCACTCGTTCGCCGATTGCATTTGCTGTGTATAAAGCTCTGTCTAACGGGCTTGTGTAAATAACTTCAGGCGGCCAAGACTCCAGCCTCAACGCTAAAGAATGCGCCTGCCGTTTGCCTTCTTCTGTTAATTGCACATTTGTACGGCCTTGAAAGCGGTATTCTTTATTCCATTCAGTTTGGCCGTGCCGCGCAAGTATCACGCGACGAGGTTCTTTGCTGTTATTATCTGTCAAGTTTTCAGCCCCTCCTGACTCAATTATTATTTATGTAGTTATACTTAACGATTTTATTTTACGCAATTATAGCATGTAGAATTTCAGTATGTGCTATTATTACCGGCAACATAAAATTTTTACGAGCTTATATCAAATACACTTAATTTGCGCGACTCATGGGCGGGGAGGGGGGCAAGGGGGAACGGGCTTTGGGGGTTCCCCCTCACACAAGCTATAAACTTTTTATATATACAGCAATTAATTTATCAGGGGCACAACGATTTTATTTTACGCAATCACAGCATGTAGAATTTAACTCTGTGCTGTTATTACCGGAAATATAAAATTTTTACGAGCTTATATGCAGCTAATATAATTTAACAAAACACTTTAGATTATATAACAGCAAAGTCAAAGGCGAAAAACTTTTTACAACAGGTGCCGCTCACAGCAGAAATTACATATTCAAGTGTATTTACTATATAATTACCGCAAAAAAGGAGCTT
It encodes the following:
- a CDS encoding histidine phosphatase family protein, coding for MTDNNSKEPRRVILARHGQTEWNKEYRFQGRTNVQLTEEGKRQAHSLALRLESWPPEVIYTSPLDRALYTANAIGERVNIKPIVLAELQEINFAGWEGQSIAGLERDQHENFAKWRADPFFNPPAGAETWEQIYSRLSRAVKTFLDGPYKKIVVVSHGGIMRALYAVFTGLNPHKVWNMDVSNCAISGVEMRRGRPCLVFSNDNLHVRAGESGEKMPVWEGVTI